The following nucleotide sequence is from Ignavibacteriales bacterium.
TTTCCGCCGGAACGGTTTTTACTTACTTACTTCATTTCAATAAACTTCCGTTTAAAGAAAATCCACGCATTAGAAAAGGAATAAAAAGATTTTTTCTTTTAATCGGACTCGGATATTTGATGCGCTGGCCTACGCCATACTTATTTTATTTTGGTGATGTTACATCAATTCAATGGCAGGTTTTCTTTACTGTAGATGTTCTCCACTTGATTGCATTTGGTCTATTGTTTACAATTGGACTAACATTCCTTGCTGAAAAATTCAAAGTACGAGGTTCTTTTATTTATGCCACAACAGCATTTATAATTTTTGCAATTTATCCAATCATTATGAAAATTGAATGGAAAAACTTTTTGCCATTTCCAATAGCTGCATATTTCTATCAAGGGACAGGCTCGTTATTTCCGCTTATACCATGGGTAGGATTTGTTTTAGCTGGTGCAATGTTAGGGCATTACCTGGAAAATAATCCGGGTGTATTCAAATCAACACGGTTTAGCCTAAATCTGTTTGCAATTGGAATTTCTTTTATAGCTCTTTCCCTAATTGGAGATAGACTTGAATTTTTATTATACAAAGAAAGTGCGTTTTGGACTACAAGCCCTAATCTTATATTTTTTAGATTAGGAGTTGTCTTATTACTTAACAGCTTAGTTTCCTATTTGGCAATTCGATTGGAAACAATACCATCTCTTTTCATCCAAATTGGACGCAATACCTTACCTGTGTATGTAATCCATCTTGTTATATTGTATGGTAGTCCTTGGTCCTTAGGATTATATAATATACTTGCCAAGAGATTAGATTTATGGACAACAATTGCGGCAGCTATTCTGATGGTTTCTTTGATGATTGCTTTAGTTCAAAGTTTCCAGGTTGTTAAGGGATATTATAGAAAAAAGAAATTAGTAACCGAAAAGATCTAAGGATTGATTAAATTTCTAAATGCGAAAATCAGAAAACACCAACACTAATTTAACTACTGAAGAAAAACAATTTGAACTGACTTTGCGTCCTTCCAAATTTGAAGACTTTATTGGACAACAAAAAATAACTGATAACCTAAAAGTATTTATTTCAGCCGCAAGAAAGAGAGATGAAGGACTTGATCATGTATTGCTTACAGGTCCACCTGGATTAGGAAAAACAACTCTTGCCTACATCATTGCAAACGAAATGGGTTCAAGAATTAAAATAACATCCGGACCTGTTTTAGAAAAACCTGGAGATTTAGCCGGACTGCTTACAAATCTGGAAGAAAAATCTGTTTTATTCATTGATGAAATTCATCGGTTAAGTCCTGTAGTTGAAGAGTATCTTTATTCCGCGATGGAAGATTACAAACTGGACATTATGATCGACAGCGGTCCTAACGCCCGTTCTGTACAAATTAAATTACCACAATACACTTTAATTGGAGCAACAACCCGTGCTGGTTTATTAACAGCTCCATTGCGCGATAGATTTGGAATTAAATCCCGGTTAGATTATTATGATTCGGAATTGTTAAGCAGAATTGTTAAACGTTCTTCTGCAATTCTAAATCTAAAAATAGATGAAAATGCTGCTTTCGAGCTGGCAAAACGTTCAAGAGGAACGCCGAGAATAGCAAATCGGCTTCTTAGAAGAACCCGTGATTTTGCTGATGTTGAAAATAAAAAAATGATTGATCTTGCAATCGTTAAAAAAGCTTTAGCTGCTCTTGATGTTGATGAATATGGTCTTGATGAAATGGATAAAGATATAATTCTTGCAATCATTGAAAAGTTTAGAGGTGGACCCGTAGGATTAAGTACTCTTGCCGTTGCCGTTAATGAAGACCCTGGAACAATTGAAGAAGTTTATGAACCATTTTTAATTCAGCAGGGATTTATTCAGCGTACACCTCGCGGTAGGGAAGCAACCGAATTGGCGTATATAAGGTTTGGAATGAGTAAACATAAATCAACTGAAACAAAAAGTCTGTTCGATTAAAATTAATTTTGTTTTGGAAGAAACCAATAAAGTATTCTATTTACTTAAATTTATAATGAATGAAAATCTTCAATTAATAAAATGCAATTAAAGAATATAAATATTGGCAACCAGCTTCCTTTCGTTTTAATTGCTGGACCGTGCGTTATTGAATCCGAATCTCTCATACTTTCAACTGCTGAAGAGATTAAAAAAATAACAAGTGAACTTGGTATTCCGTTTATTTTTAAATCCAGTTACAAGAAAGCAAATAGAACAAGTATTAATTCATTTGTTGGAATTGGTGATGATGAAGCTTTGAGGATTTTGGAAAAGGTGAAGAATGAATTTGATCTTCCTGTTTTAACGGATATTCATACAGAAATGGAAACGCAAAAGGCAGCACAGGTTGTAGACGTGCTTCAAATTCCGGCTTTCCTATCCAGGCAAACGGATTTGCTGATTGCTGCAGGTAAAACCGGTAAAGCAGTAAACATCAAAAAAGGGCAATTCCTTGCACCTGAGGATATGAAACATGCTGTCGAAAAAATATTGTCTACCGGAAATAAAAATATTCTTTTAACAGAAAGAGGAACAACATTCGGTTATCATAATTTAGTTGTTGATATGCGTTCACTGATAATTATGCGCCGGTTTGGTTTTCCTGTTGTAATGGATGCAACTCATTCTGTGCAAATTCCAAGTAAGGGAGAGGAATCTGGTGGAGAACCAGAATATATTCCTGCACTGGCAAGAGCCGCAGTTGCAGTCGGAATTGACGCTCTGTTTATGGAAGTACATCCAGAACCTTCCAAGGCTTTAAGCGATGCTGCCAGTCAATATCCTTTAAGCAAATTGAAGAAATTGCTTGTTGAACTTCTGAGTATTGACAGAATTGTGAAAACAAATTCCTGATTAAACCTAATGCAAATTCCAAATTAAAATTTTTAACTGAGGTTATTTTGTCTATCGATCAAATTATACAAAAAGCAAAAGAAGTAATACGCATTGAAGCAAACGCAGTTGCTGTTCTGGAAGAAAGAATTGATGAAGAATTTATTAAAGCAGTAAAAGTAATTGCTGATTCCAAAGGTAGAGTTGTTTTAACCGGGATGGGTAAATCGGGACTAATTGCAAGAAAAATTGTTGCTACATTAAACTCAACCGGTACAGCGGCAATTTACCTTCATCCCACAGATGCGCTGCACGGAGATCTTGGAATGGTAAGAACTGAAGATGTAGTAATATTAATTTCCAAGAGTGGTGATACAGAAGAAATTATTAAATTGATTCCGATGCTTAAGAGATTAAATCTTGTGTTAATTGGAATGGTTGGTAGAAAAGATTCTAAAGTTGGAAAAGAATGTGATATTGTTCTTAACATCAGTGTAAAGGAAGAAGCCTGTCCATACGATCTCGCTCCAACAGCATCAAGTACAGTAACTTTGGTATTAGGTGATGCGCTTGCCATAGCTCTTCTTGAATACAAAGGATTTACCATGGAGGACTTTGCTCTTTTACATCCTGGTGGAAGCTTGGGTAAAAGACTTTCACTTAAAATTTCTGAAATAATGATTGAAGGTGAAGCAGTTCCTATTGTTAAAAAATCAGCTTCTTTAAAAGATGCTATCCTTGAAATAACGTATAAACGGCTTGGAGTTACTGCCGTGGTTGATGATTCCAATTCTTTAGTTGGAATAATTACCGATGGCGATTTGCGTAGATTGCTTGAAAAAACTCTGGAAATAAAAAATCTAAAAGCTGAAGATGTTATGACCATAAATCCTAAAACCATTAAGCAGGAATACCTGGCATCCTTTGCTTTGCAGTACATGGAAAATTTTAAAATTACATCATTGATTGTGGCTGATGAATTTAATAAACCTGTTGGTATTGTTCACCTTCATGATCTTGTTAAACTTGGATTGCAGACTAGGTAACACTTTAAATTAGTTTATTGTACGAATCGGAGAATCGGTGAATCGCAGAATCGGTGAATCTAATATTTGTGGAATGAATGATTGGGTAATTGAGAGAACTGGGAAAACAAAATTCCTTTTCAAAATCTTAAATTCTAAAATTGTAAAAACGATAACATCTCATCTTGCAGCTATTTGTTTATTCTTTGCTATTCTTATTTCAGGTTGCGCGGAAGAAAAAGTTAAACCTCCAATCGATCCTTCATTGAGCGAAAAAATACTTCCCTCCCAGGAAGGTTGGAATTCCAAAGTGAATTTTACAGACGAAGGGAAGCTGAAGGCAATTCTTTATTACCAGCATATGCGTATGTATAATGAGAAAAGTGAGACTCTGCTAGATAAAATTAAAATCGATTTTTATAATGAGAATGAAATTAAAACAACTACGCTTACATCTTTAAAGGGAAGAGTGGATGACATCACCAAAAATATGTGGGCAATAGACAGTGTTGTAGCCAAAAATGATAGCGGAGTTACTTTAACAACTCAAGAATTAATGTGGCGGCAAAAGGATAAAAAAATTGTCTCGGATAAATTTGTTACAATAATTTCACCTAAAGAAAAGATTCAAGGATATGGTTTTGAATCTGACCAAAATTTAAAGAACTATATTATCTTTAAAATCACTTACATTACAACCATTGATAATACAAAACAAAAGACCAATTGAAAAAAATCTTTATTACATATTTTATTCTTTCTCCGCTTTTACTCTTTAGCCAGAACAAAGGAGAAATGATAACAATTGTTGGCGATAGCTTAGTTGGTAAAATGATAAATGGCGAAAACATTCGAGAAGTATTCGGGCATGTAATTCTAATTCAGGGGAATGTTAATATCACTTGTAACCATGCAACTCAATATTTGGCAAAGAATGACGCCATCCTTGAAGGGAATGTGGTTGTTACTCAGGATACGTTAACCATCAATGCAGAAAAGGGATATTATTATGGTAATGATCGGATTGCAAAATGTTATACCGGTGTAAAACTTAATGATCGAAAAGTTATTCTAACTGCTGTAAACGGAAATTATTATTTTAATGAAAATCGTGCATTCTTTTCTGATAAAGTTAAACTGTATGATACTGTTACTACTTTAACCAGCAACCAGCTAACTTATTTTAAATATGAAGAAAGGGCAATTGCAGTTGGTAGCGTTATTATTATGGATTCGATCAATACAATTTATGCGGATAGCATTGTCCATCTTCGAAAAGATAAAATTACTTTTGCTGAAAACAATGTTAAGATCATTGATTCAAAAAACAATACGGTGATTTATGGAAGCCACCTGGAGGATTATTCAAAAAAGAAATATACTTTGATGACAAAGTTTCCATTATTAGTCCAGGTAGATACAACTGAAGATGGAAAGAAAGATACTCTGGTTATTTCTTCGCGGATTATGGAATCCTTTAATGATACTTCCAAAAAGTTTATTGCAATAGATTCAGTAAGAATTGTCCGCGATGAATTTGCATCAAAGAATAACTATTCAATCTTGTACAGGAACCAGGATAAAATTGTTACGATGAAAAGAAAAGCTGAAGAACCGCTTCCAATACTTTGGTTTGAACTTACCCAGCTTTCCGGAGATAGCATAAATATTTATTTGAAAAAAAACAAACTTGATAAAGTTGAAGTTTTTAATAACGGATTTATCCTTTCTCAGAATAAAAATTATGAAAAGCGATATGATCAAATTTCTGGTGATAAGGTATCAATATTTTTTGATAGCATTGGAATAAACCATACTGATGTTGCCGGAAATGTTCTTAGTATTTACTATACTTACGAAGACGATGAACCAAACGGTTTAACTAAATCAAGTTCTCAAAAAGCCAAAATTATTTTTAAGGATAAAATAGTTGATGAGGTAAAGCTTTATTCAAATCCTGTTAGCGATTATTACCCGGAAAATTTAGTGGAAGGAAATGAATTGAATTATACTTTGCCAGCTCTCATTATTTTTAATAATAGACCAAAGAAAGATGAAATGCTTAAAAATGGGAATAGGTTTATGGAAGATGGAAAAGGAATGACAAAAGACCAATTAAAAAATAATAAGTTTTAAAATGGAAAATTCGACTTTACGAAGCGAAGATTTAATTAAGATTTACAAAAAACGAAAAGTTGTAAATAAAGTTTCCGTTCAAGTATCTAAAGGAGAAATTGTTGGATTACTTGGTCCAAATGGCGCTGGTAAAACTACCACCTTTTATATGATTGTTGGAATGATAAAACCAAATGATGGTAAAGTTTTTATGGATAATAAAGAACTTACCAAGCTGCCCATGTACAAGCGGGCGAGGATGGGAATTGGTTACCTGCCACAGGAAGCATCAGTTTTTAGAAGATTGAGCGTTGAAGACAATTTAATGGCTGTGCTTCAAATGACAAAACTTTCTATTAAAGAAAGAAAAGAAAGATGTGAAAAACTTTTGGAAGATTTAACTATTGCTAATATCCGGAAAAGTATAGGCTACCAGCTAAGCGGGGGCGAAAGAAGAAGAACCGAAATTGCGCGTGCTCTTGCAACCAATCCAGATTTTATTTTGCTTGATGAACCATTTGCCGGCATCGATCCAATTGCTGTTGAAGATATTATGAACATTGTTGCAAACCTGAAAAATAGAGGAATAGGAATTTTAATTACAGATCATAATGTTCACGAAACACTTAGCATAGTCGATCGAGCATATATTCTTATAAACGGATTAATATTTAAGCAGGGAACAGCTAACGTTCTTGCCGAGGATGCCGATGTTAGAAAGCTTTATCTTGGCGAAAAGTTTAAGCTGGATAGGTATTAGAAAAGTTTATTATGGATTTTCTATCTTGACAGTCAAGTTCTTTTTGTTTTATTTGAGAGTGGTTTTGAATCATTAAATATCTAAGAAACTTCTTTTACAATATTGGGGCTGAATTGAAATTTGAAATAAAAAATTTTATCTGTTTTCTCTTAATAATTTTTCTTTTACTAAGTATCTCTTATGCTGAAGAACCAAAAACAAAAAAGCTTTTTAAGACAACAGCAAACGATGATTATAATTTCATTTCTATAAACCAAATACTAATGTGGGTTTCTAATAATGGAAGCGGTTCACATAATCCAAATACTGATGGACCTGGTTTCTATTGGCGGAGAGGAGAAGATTCTACTCATACAGCAATTTTCCAGGATGGATTAGTTTTTGGAGGAATAGTAAATAATGAAATTTATTTTAATGGAAATACACATCGTATAGGTTTACAGGCAGGAAAAATTCTGAATGAAGGACAACCGGATAATCCTAATTTGGAAAAATACAGGGTTTACAAACTAACACGTGGTTGGGAAGGTTTACCACCAGGTAATCTTAAAAATTCTTATAAAAAAAATTACGATGAATGGCCAGTTGAAGACGGAGCACCCTGGATTGATATTGATCTTGATGGAAAATTTACGAGAGGAATTGATAAACCAGAAATTCTTGGCGATGAAATACTCTGGTATGTTTCAAACGACCTTGATACAAATAGAGTTTCATTAACTTATGGTTCATATCCAATCGGTCTCGAAATTCAGACCACGGTTTATGGATTCAATCTTACTAATGTTTTAGGCAGAACTGTTTTCAAAAAATATAAAGTGATAAATAAAAGTAAAAACACTATTGACTCTATGTATTTAGGTTATTGGTCAGATCCGGATATTGGCAATGGTTTAGATGACTATGTGGGATGTGATACGATTCTAAATTTAGCTTTTTGCTATAATGCTGATAACAATGATGAAGGAAATTACGGTAAAAATCCTCCTGCCGTTGGATACCTGTTGTTAAAAGGACCTTTAGTTAAAGAAAATGGAATTGCCAAGATTATTGATGATGAAAAATGGACAAATAAAAATCATGAGATGACGAGTTTTTTACTATTTGTTCCTTATGATTTCGACCCAATAGAATCATTCGATGGGAAACAACAATTTTATAATTATTTGAAAGGTTTAAATAGAAGCGGTGGACCATTTATTAATCCAGTTGATTCTTTACCAACAAAATTTGTTTTATCTGGTGATCCTGTCAATCAGATTGGCTGGTACGAAGGTAAAGGTTGGATAACTGGATTAAATCCTGGCGATAGAAGAATACTTATGTCAACGGGTCCATTCAACTTAGCTCCAGGCGATACACAGGAGATTACGATTGCAATAATAATAGCCCGAGGAAATGATAACATAAACAGCATTACTGAATTAAAGCAGGATGCTGGTCTAGTTCAATACTTCTTTACAAATAGTCCTGAGTTGCCAATTTGCAAAGGACCTTTACCATTACCGGAATACTTTTACCTAAGTCAAAATTATCCCAATCCTTTTAACCCGGTGACGACAATAAAATATTCCTTGCCTATACAAAAACAAGTTAGCATTAAGGTATTTGATGTTTTAGGAAGGGAAGTAAAAACATTGATAGATGATTTGAAATTGCCAGGTAATTATGAGGTTATTTTTAATGCTACCGGACTTTCAAGTGGCATTTATTTCTACAGAATTGATGCAGGTGAATTTAGTAAAACAAAGAAAATGCTGGTTCTAAAATAAATTTTATTTTTCAAGCTTTAATTAAAAAACTCTTTCAGCTTTGCATAACCACTCTTGCTAACAGGCAAAGATTTTCCATCTGTTAAAATAACTTTGTATGATTCCTTCTCGAACAATTCGATTTGTTTAACTTTAGTAAGCCTAACGGTGTAGGATCGGTGTATCCGAATAAAGTCGGCAGGATCAAGATGATCTTCAAAATATCTCATAGTTTTTTGCTTTAGGAATTTACCTTCCTCGGTGTAGAGCATAACATAATCATCTTGGGCTTCTAAATAATTAAGCTTATCTATCGGGATGATTGAAATCTTAGCCCCGCTTTTAACAATTACTCTTTCCAGAAATTCTTCCCGATCATCCAGGTGAGTTTGCAGCTTTTTTACTTCAGCAACATATTCATTTTTATTTTTCAATCTGGCTATTGCTTTATCAACCGCTTCACCAAATCTTTCTTCAGAAAATGGTTTTAGTAGATAATCAATCGCGTTAACCTCAAAAGCTTTCAATGCATATTGATCGTATGCAGTTGTAAATATAATTATTGGCTTTTCTTCCAATAGCTCAAGCATTTCAAACCCGGTAATCTTTGGCATTTGAATATCGAGAAATACAATGTCCGGTTTCAAATCAGTTATTGCTTTAATTCCTTCAAAACCATTGCTGCATTCAGTTAAAATTTCTATTGCTGGAAACGATTGAACATATTTTTTAACAATTTCCCTGGCTAAATCTTCATCATCAATTAAAATTGCTTTAATCTTTTTTTCCATCTTATTTACCTTCAAGCTATAGGAATAAATACATTAACAGTGAATAAATCTTTTTTCTTTTCAACCGAAAGCAGATTATCCTGGTTATAAATTAAACTTAACCTGTTCTTAATGTTCTGCAAACCGATTCCTTTCCCTTTTTTAATTCTTATTTCCTCATCAAAATTATTTTCAACTGTAAACTTCAGATAATTATTTTCCCGCGAACATTTTACTTTGATAAATATTTTTTCAAGACTTTCATACACACCATACTTGATGGCATTCTCAAACAATGGTTGGAATATCATGTTTGGTACTTTTACTTTTAAGCATTCAGGTGTATAATCTTCAATCAATTCAAATTTATCACCGAATCTGATTTTTTCAATATCGAGATACAATTTTATATTCTTAAGCTCCTCTCCAAGTTCATTGGTTTGCTTTTCATTTTCTGATAAAGTTGATCGAAGAAATCCAGACAACTTAATAATCATTTCCCTTGCTCTGTCTGGATTAGTAATCGTTAATGAGCTAATCGAATTAAGACTATTAAAAATGAAATGCGGATTTAACTGGTACTTTAATGTGCGGAGTTCAGCCTCCTTTACTAGAGTATTAAGCTCAACTTCTCTTTCAATTTTATCTCTTAAATTATAATAAAAAATTATCAAGTAGTTTATTGATACAATCAAAGTGAAATAAAGTACACCAAGCAGTAATCGCCAATAAAAAGTACTATACAGAAATTTCATTGTCTGATCATCTGATAATAGAATATTACGAAAGATGAAATCAGTTATTCCAACAGCAATTAAAGCACTTAATATTATTCCAACACTATTCTGAAGTAAAACTTTTATAAATGTATTTTCCTGAATGTTGATATACTTTACCATATACCATAAGCTTACTCCTAATAACATAAAACTTACATTGGAAATTAAACTATCAAGTGCAGCGTAACCCCACGGAAAAGCCAGCGCCTCAGCAAGAAGAATGAATTGAACAATTGAAACAGTTGTCCAGAAAATTAAATAATAAATGAAATTCTTAAGTTTTAAAAGAGGATTATTCATTTGATTTATTATGCTTCTTTTATTTCGCCACCCCCAAAGATAACTACCCCTTTAATAATTAAAACTTTATCATCTGGGTAAACTGCATTTCTATCTCTTCTTCTTTCATCATTAAAGCCACCAAATAGTGGAGTGATCTTTAGAATTACTTTCCAATCTCTTGGAACGTAGAAAGATACCCCACCCATAATCGCAAGTATATCAATTACATTTTCACCAGGAGCTAACTGGGAATCAGAAAGATCTATCTCGGCTCCACCCATAATAGCAGTTATTTTTCCACCCTGAAAATTCTTTGAATTTATATATCGTTTTCCACCACCGAATACAGCCATTTCATCAAGGATATCTTCATTAATCTCGGTGCCTTTAGACCTCGAATTTTCGAAATGATTTGAATGATAATTTTTTGGTTTTCGTTTAACATTTAAGAGTATATAAATACCAAGGATTATTAATGCAATGGGCCACAATTCCCATGCATTGAAAAAATAATACTTCGATAAAAGAAAAATGACACCAATAGCAACAAGAATATACCCGGCTACATCATTAGAATTAATTATTATAATGGCGCCGATTATTATTAAAATTACTTGCCACGAAAAAAGAATGTGAGGTATGTTGAAATCTATCATTTCGAAGTTGGATAGAAGGAATAATACACCCATAAGTAGAAAAATTCCTCCAATAATAGCTCTACCGCCGATTCTATTTTTACGTTCTACCATTTTGGATCCTTTCAATTATTTTTACATACAAAAATATCAAAGTAATGTTGTGGCGGAATAAGAAATCGGTGAAGAACTGATTTTTATCGGTAAAGACGCAAGCGATATGAGTTTTCGGGTTAATGACTTCAATCCTCCCTGGAAATTTATTTAATTGCAAAATTGTTTAATGGTTAATTTGCTGTTGGAGTTACAACAATTTATAAATTTAACAGTTACGCAATTTTCAATTTCCCAGGGCAATCTTCATTTTTAAATTACTATTCCGGTGTATCCTGCAAATTTGATTCATCAAGTAATGCTGGCTGCCCTGCAACCGGTAATACTTGAACGTCTCTTAATCTTCTTTCAATCGATCTAGTTCTTTTGCTTGCTTCATCAATTGTATTGGTTGCTTCCTGTAATTTCTTTTGAGTTTTATCAAGAACATCACCAAACTTGCCAAACTCTGTCTTAACAGCACCCAGCAGGCTCCAAACCTCACTTGTTCTTTTTTCTATTGCAAGCGTTCTAAATCCCATCTGCAAACTATTTAGAAACGCAGAAAGATTAGATGGTCCAGCTACAGTTATTTTATATTCCCGTTGAAGAATTTCAAGCATTCCGGGTCGCTTTGCAATTTCTGCATAAAGTCCTTCAAACGGAAGGAACATAATTCCAAAATCTGTAGTGTTTGGCGGATCTAAATATTTATCTCTAATATCTTTTGCCGATAACTTAATAGTTTTTTCAAGTTCTTTATTTGCCAAATCAATTCTTTCTGTGTTACCGCTTTCATAAGCGTCTAATAAGTACTGATATTTTTCTTGTGGAAATTTTGAATCTATTGGTAGCCAAACAGTCTGTTCAGTTTTTTCTCTTCCGGGTAATTTAATAGCAAACTCAACATTTTCCTTGCTTCCGATTTTTGTTATTACATTTTTAGAGTATTGTTCAGGGGATAAAATCTGTTCTAATATATTTTCCAATTGATATTCACCCAGTATTCCTCTTGTCTTTACACCGGACAAAACTTTTTTCAAATCACCAACACCAATTGCCAGGGTTTGCATTTCACCAAGTCCTTTGTGAACTTGTTCAAGTCTGTCACTAACAAGTTTAAATGATTCACCAAGTCGTTTTTCCAAAGTTGATTGTAATTTTTCATCCACAGTTGCTCTCATTTCATCAAGTTTCTTTGTATTGCTGTCCTGAAGATTTATAAGTCGTTCTTCAACTTTATCTCTCAACTGATCCAGCTTAACTTCATTCGTTTGCGTTAATTTATTTAGCTGTTCAGAGAATAATTTCAATTCGTTCTTTTGAAGTTGCGATGTTTCAGAAAGTTGTTTCAGTAAAGAATCAGTAATTGATTTTAGTGTGCCGGATAATTCTTCGCGGCTATGTTTTGATGAAAGTGAAAATTCATTTTGAAAGTTTTGAAGTTTTTTCTCCATTCCATCACGGAACAATTCCATTTTATCTTCAATCGTTCTGGAAAGTGTGTTCATGGTTTCTCTAAACGTTTCAAGCTGCGATTTTTGAAGATTGGAAACCTCTATCATCCTGTTAAAGAAAGAATCGTTTAAAAGTTTGAATGAACCACTTAGTTCCTCGCGGGTTTGTTTTGCAGCGTTGTTTGTTTCCTCACGGTTTCGCGAAAATTCATCTTTAATTAGTCGCTCTTGCTTGGTGGAGTTTTCTTCCAATGCAAGTTTAAAAGTTGTTTGTAATTCTGATAAATTAGTGCCAGTAATTTTCTTCAGCAAAATATAAATGATGATGAGACTGACTAAACTAATTATTAATGTAATGATGGAAAGAACTTCAATCATAAATTCCTCAATGAATTTTTAAGTAACAGTTAAGATTTAATTCTGAAATTATTTAAAAATGAATATCTGAATTATATATTTTCAGATAAGGTACCATTTCAGCTTCCTTAAACTGCGATATAAAAATAATGATTATTATTTTCTAAAATATAATTTTTCATACAAATAGTATGGGAAATTATTAGTTTGCTAATGTTCTTTTTTATTTTAATAGAACCTAAACGAATTTATGGCAAATTGGTTTAAACTTTCAATTGGAATTTTT
It contains:
- the rmuC gene encoding DNA recombination protein RmuC, which translates into the protein MIEVLSIITLIISLVSLIIIYILLKKITGTNLSELQTTFKLALEENSTKQERLIKDEFSRNREETNNAAKQTREELSGSFKLLNDSFFNRMIEVSNLQKSQLETFRETMNTLSRTIEDKMELFRDGMEKKLQNFQNEFSLSSKHSREELSGTLKSITDSLLKQLSETSQLQKNELKLFSEQLNKLTQTNEVKLDQLRDKVEERLINLQDSNTKKLDEMRATVDEKLQSTLEKRLGESFKLVSDRLEQVHKGLGEMQTLAIGVGDLKKVLSGVKTRGILGEYQLENILEQILSPEQYSKNVITKIGSKENVEFAIKLPGREKTEQTVWLPIDSKFPQEKYQYLLDAYESGNTERIDLANKELEKTIKLSAKDIRDKYLDPPNTTDFGIMFLPFEGLYAEIAKRPGMLEILQREYKITVAGPSNLSAFLNSLQMGFRTLAIEKRTSEVWSLLGAVKTEFGKFGDVLDKTQKKLQEATNTIDEASKRTRSIERRLRDVQVLPVAGQPALLDESNLQDTPE
- a CDS encoding LytTR family transcriptional regulator DNA-binding domain-containing protein, whose protein sequence is MEKKIKAILIDDEDLAREIVKKYVQSFPAIEILTECSNGFEGIKAITDLKPDIVFLDIQMPKITGFEMLELLEEKPIIIFTTAYDQYALKAFEVNAIDYLLKPFSEERFGEAVDKAIARLKNKNEYVAEVKKLQTHLDDREEFLERVIVKSGAKISIIPIDKLNYLEAQDDYVMLYTEEGKFLKQKTMRYFEDHLDPADFIRIHRSYTVRLTKVKQIELFEKESYKVILTDGKSLPVSKSGYAKLKEFFN
- a CDS encoding DUF5668 domain-containing protein; amino-acid sequence: MVERKNRIGGRAIIGGIFLLMGVLFLLSNFEMIDFNIPHILFSWQVILIIIGAIIIINSNDVAGYILVAIGVIFLLSKYYFFNAWELWPIALIILGIYILLNVKRKPKNYHSNHFENSRSKGTEINEDILDEMAVFGGGKRYINSKNFQGGKITAIMGGAEIDLSDSQLAPGENVIDILAIMGGVSFYVPRDWKVILKITPLFGGFNDERRRDRNAVYPDDKVLIIKGVVIFGGGEIKEA
- a CDS encoding histidine kinase; translation: MNNPLLKLKNFIYYLIFWTTVSIVQFILLAEALAFPWGYAALDSLISNVSFMLLGVSLWYMVKYINIQENTFIKVLLQNSVGIILSALIAVGITDFIFRNILLSDDQTMKFLYSTFYWRLLLGVLYFTLIVSINYLIIFYYNLRDKIEREVELNTLVKEAELRTLKYQLNPHFIFNSLNSISSLTITNPDRAREMIIKLSGFLRSTLSENEKQTNELGEELKNIKLYLDIEKIRFGDKFELIEDYTPECLKVKVPNMIFQPLFENAIKYGVYESLEKIFIKVKCSRENNYLKFTVENNFDEEIRIKKGKGIGLQNIKNRLSLIYNQDNLLSVEKKKDLFTVNVFIPIA